The nucleotide window CAACAACTATTTGTACTGTTCATACTTACTCCAGCACAAAACTAATGTGCACCGTTCACACTCAACTACAACAAATTTAAGCTGACAAGGAAAAGTGGGTGGCATCGTCAAAGTATTGTTAATTGCTGCCACCTGATTTGTCAAGGCGCCCAATGACGGTGGGCCCAGGCGCATCGATGGTCCACCCTTCATGGACCTTCCAGCCGGGTCGTCCCGGTCCGAGCTGACCGAGCAGATACAACCAGGTCGCCCAGGCGCGAGCCATCCGGGCAGATCAGACAGCTCGCATCGGCCCCAAAAGGCTCCAACAGCAAGCCAGCCTAAAATGTACGGCCAGGAGGCGCTGTCGCCCACGAGGAGCCCAGAGAGGCGGGTACTACAACATCCATTATAGGAGTAATAACGAAGGGTTACCCTGCGTGACAGATAGGCACTGCGGTCGGACAATTGGCTCTTGATGAAGGGCGTGTTCCGGTCAAGATATAATTTGGATACATCCCCAATTCGAGTTGTTGCAAGCACATCTTAACAGGTGACTTCCAGAGCATAAATTAAGATCATCATGATCTCGATAACAAACATATGGTTGTAAGAATCAAGTCCTCATGCTCATGCATGTTTGTACCATAAGTGTTTTAGTAACAAAGGTGATAACGATCTAGTCTAAAAACTGGAATTTAATACTATCGAAAAAACTTGTAGAAACCCTTGTCACAAGTGTACGTCCTCCCATGGGTTCGATAACTCAGGGTCACACCTTGGGAAAAGAGGAATGGAACCTTTCTACTATCTGTTACCGGGTCACTAAAGGGACTCATTGCTCAAGCTAGGATGTGGTGGCCAGGCTTTGACATTACTAATCAGATGCAGATCGGCTACTTCTTGACCTTAAAGGTCCTGAACCAGTATGTTTACATGGTAATCATCTTCGACCATTTCCTACTTAGAGGTGCTCATCAAGTGCAATGAGCATGAGCTAGTCCTTGCAATGATCGATGAGTGAGGATTTAATAATATTTGTTCCTAAGTATGTGTGTGGTGAACTATTATGACTGTGGGTTTAATATTGTTCTTACAATTCTAGTAACTAGAAGGAGTTCTTTGAGTCCATGGTAATATGATGTGTCTCAAGTCTCCACAAAGATTGTCAGCCAGGAGTTTGGTCATTTGCAAACTTACTGTAGTGTAGAACAAATAATGGTCAAGAAAGAATAAGTATTAAGAAAGAACAACATGCGCTAGCTCGGTTACGACGACAATGTCTCCATAAAGCACGTGTTCCAAGATGAACACCAGGCACTAACAAAACCTTGAAAATGACCAGGGAATTCAATTTTTTAAGCATGCTAGTGTATTTGCGTCGAAAACCAAACATTTCAACTAAAACAAGTGCTACATAAAAAGACAAATTTGAGGCACTAAACTTGGTTTTTTATTGGACAAGAACTTATAATATTTCGCATGAAAGTCTACCGACATATATAAAATTCTTGAAACGAAATGTATATTTTCTTCTTATTTTTGAGCATTTGGAAGTAATTGTTTCTCAGTGGAATACATGCTCTCAGGTGGATACCCTCTCTCTTGGATCCTTAAGTTGACGTCTATGTGATGTTGTAGTCTTTAATTGATTTttaaaaatataagtgaagatgtTGTTTGTACATTTGTGTGAACCACTACACTTGTTATACTAAATGTCATTGTTTTCCACCTTTGTAAGTGAGAGGATGAGAACTCAAAGAAAGACGAAAATAGGGAGGTGAACAAGAGACCATGGAGGTACTATTTGGGCATTAATATAGCACACAAGTCAATATGAAGTTCCTTGTATTGCACTGATAGCTAACACAGAGTGGTGAAAATCCTATGGCGAAGGTATACTATTGCTGAATGAACATGCAAGGGTTGAGACGTATTAGAAAATGTAATAGTGCGGAAGTGTAGATATGCCGTGGGACATGTAAGGATCTAGGATGTTCCTATCATGCTAACAAACCGGTTACAGGTTGCATCGCTACTGGGCCATACCGAGCTCTCTGTTGTCGCAGCGCACACCAGCTGGATTCTGCCTAAGAGCTAAGAGTACCCTCGGCGTCTCCCGTCCTTATCGATGTTAGCCACGGAAGCCATTAGGGAAGGCCAGATTAATTGTAAGACGAACCACAAATAGCAAGGAAAAAATAGGCTAGTTCCGACCTCGTAGGGATAATTCTGTGATTACTGAGGTGGTTACTGAGGTGGGGTTACACATGGAGTATATACAGCAGCTAAAGCACCGAGCTAAGTAGGATCAGGAATACTACTCCTACATGGTATAGGTGCTGTGCTTAACCCCAACAGCTTGTGACCCGGCGGTAATAAGGTAGCCCATGCACTTGCTGCATTGGGATGTAATGGGCCGGAGCACCACCGGCTGTGGCTGGATGCTGTGCCGGACAATGGACGCGTGCTGACGGCCAGCAACTCTGCTGAGCCTGTTTAAGTTTTGGAACCGAGTGTTCCAGtttcaaataaataaataaaaaataaaaaatccaACAGCTTGTGACCCGACATTAGGTGCAAGTGCAATTCTTAGGGCTCATTTGGTTGTTGGGGATGGAAAAGCCTGGGCAGTAAACCCCCAAGCGGGGATTTCCCTGCTCATATGGTATCCCTGTACAAACCATGAAAAATATCATGTTGCAGTTTGGACGCCGAAGGAGGGGGGAAGAAGGAGGACTGAAAGCCTGTGACAGGGGGTGTCTCTGGATGGAGGCGGCGAAGAATCAGGCACCGCGTCCGTGGGTTTCCTCCCTGATCCCTGGAGACGTGGAAAACTGCCCCGTGGAAACGACGCGGATCGGGATTCATAATCCCTGGTGAGCGAGCGACCAAATGCTCCTACAGTTTTCCGCAGACCAACTTTGCCCCGTGGGCTGTACGCCCCGGTTTTAGACGGGGATCCCCGAGGGATCACGTCGAACCAAACAAGCTCTTACCGGCCATCGCCTGGCCGCTCACCGGGCTGCTCCTCATCGCTTCCCGTCCGTGAGGACACCGCAAACGTGGTCAAGCAAGGCCGTCCTCACGGAGCTGGGACATGGTCTGGCCAAGAGTGTTGGCCGAAGCTCTTTCCTTTTCTCCCGGTTTCTCCGGTGGGGACACACGAGCGCGCGCAAGTGTCTCCTGCCCTGGAAGAGCTTAACAAGAGCAGAGGAAAACAGAGTAGTAAAGCACAGGAGTGCTCTTCCTTTTTGATGCGATTTACCATTCAGTACATTATTTTATTGGTCCGTGAACCGGTCTGAATGCTTATTTTTTTGCCGATCAGGGGTAAATCAAGATGGGTTTTACGCCTTTGTGCGCGCCTGGCCGCTCCCACGTACGTGTATGACACCACTGACCCACTCACAAACGTCTACTACATCTGCGTCTCTCCCGCGTGAAGCAGTCGTCATGTATTCATGCCGCTTAGCATCACAATCATGCTAGCGCAAAAGCGGGTACGACATCTCACTGGCTTCGACATTGAAAATGTGTGCCGGCCGAGAGCGCTACCCGTGCCGTATCCCAGTCTCCGTGCATGTTCAATGCCGGAGCGATGAGATTGGACTTCGATGTGACATATTGCTACTTTATTGAAACAAGCTGCCTATCCGTCCGCCCACCAGCATTAAACAGGTGTGCCGACCAAGAAACCCACTCCAGCACCTTCACTCGACCACCCGTCACTTGGGCGGGCCGGTGCCCGCTATTTATACCTAACCACACGGGCACGACCGCACCACACACCACCTCCGTTCCTCCTAATGCAGCACCTCTACCATGACTGTGAACTCTACCGTGTTGTTGGCTAGcctcacaacgaagcaaaagctCGAGATAGCCGCCCTTGCGGTCAGCTGACAGGACCGTAGTGCGCGGCGGATAAAGGTCTTCGACGATGACCCGACGATGGATGAGGCCTCCCATGATGAGCCGGAGCCCTTGCACGCGCTGGTCCATGCCGACTTCACCCTGGAGCAGGCGCAGGCGTACACCAGCGCCGTCATGGCGGAGGTGTAGGCGGCCCTACAACCGATGTCGACGTTCCGGTAGGTGCAGGAGGAGCAGCGCTACAACCTCGACCTCCTCGCGCATCACCGACTGGCAGAGGGTCAGATCTACGGTGAGTTCGCAAGCGAGGAGGCAGCGACGGCCATGGTGGAGAACCCGAACTTCATCGAGGGACAACAAGCCCTCTACGAGGCCACGCTTAATGCTCGCACGGCGGCCTCGGACATGAACGACCATAGTTGTGCATTGTTCATGCTACCAACTGGTCTTCGTTAGCGCTGCTTCGACCACGAGGCTGACCCGCACGTCCATTGCCAACCTCACCTTCACCGACGACAACCAAGATGTGGACTCCGACGAGGAGTAGGGCATGGGAGACAGCGACGCCTCGTGTCCTATGTGGTCCAGTCTCATGTCCTACTCTTCCTCGCCGGCAATCGCACCTTCACTTCCACGCGCTCATGACTGCCGCACATGGACATTGAGGGGAACAACAAGGACTTGAACACCGAACGCTTTTTGGTGCTCTGTGCTCATGGCGCCGACGAAGTTTTAGACTATGTTAACTTCAGAAAGCTTTTGTGTAGTTGAAATATGTTGAAAATGTAATGAATTTGGTTCAGTTTAAATGAAAATTATCCGGTTTTCATGAAATTCGTCTATTTTATTCAAATTTGCTTTGAAATGTATGCGGGCAAATATAGTGTCCATTTGAGGATCGACAATGGAGATGCCCTTACATGGGTTAAACAGAAACTCCACAATCGACTATTCATTGGACTGCCTAAATAACCTTCCCTGGATTTGGAGGAAATATGATATGCTGAAACCAAGTTATTTAGGACGAAAACCAAGTTATGGTGGAAGAGGGTGAAAACCAAGTGTAAATTATGTTTCGAAAGTTTCAAAAACTCCAAAACAAATATAATATGTTGATGAGGTGGTTCTCTACAATTGTGTCAATTTTCATGTTTAAATTCAGTTTCACTTGTGAGCCATGAAACCAATCAACTATAGCGATGAATAGTGACAAATTGTGAAGCATGTGGAATAGCTGAATTTGTTTTCCCTAACTCCCAAGCGAAGCTACATATGAACTTGAAATATTACCTGTTTGTAGAACCTCAACCATCTAGCCTGTTGTATTTTTTTGAAATGGGACATTTGAGACATATTTTCACTTGATTTGATTTGGTTTGATTGAGTTAACGAAGGAAAAGACCAACGTAGGAGAGAGGGACAGGGAAGGACATGAGGCAAACATATCAACTCCCTTTTAATAGTAGAGATACACCATCCATGCATATAGTTTTACAACACCGAACTCTCTCGTTTCTCAGTATGTAGCTCTAGCTCTTTTTGTAAAACAATCCCTTAAATATGTCTACATAGTGATCAAAGTATACTTTGTCCTATTGGGTTTATAAGTTCCATCATATCTTGAGTCAAAATTTAACCATAAATTAAAGTAATGAAATATTATTTGTATGTAGTAAAAATTATACCAATGAAATCTGCATTCCCATGTAAATCCAATGGCACAATTTTTGTTACATATAAATTATATTTAGCTAGTCAAATTTATGATCAAAGTTCGACATGAATTACAAGGGAGATTGATAAACTGGAACTAGGAAGTACCCCTTTGTTTGAATGATTTTCAATATTGGTCAACTCAAGCCATATTGCATGCGAAACCAGATGTGCGTCCAGTATCATCGaagggcgtgtggaggtgtgtctctgACGAATCTCGCAGGATTTAATCAATGATTGTTTTTGGTGGATCTGCTTAGATCGTCTACGTTTGTGTGTCTTTAGGTTGGATCCTTTCAACCTACGTTGCTCTTTGTCAACGGCGGTTGTTGTCCTGATGCGCTAATCCTGTGGGGCCTTGGCACGGCGACTTTCTGACGGTCTACTATAACAAGTTTTGTCCGGCTTCAGTAAGGgcagtggcggagccagaaaCTGAATATAGAGGGGGGCCAAAACATGTCATATAACGTCTGAGAGGGCCAAATCACCTAAACCTAGCTAATTTTGTCTGACAAATGGAAGACTATGAGTACATATAGGTGTATTTGTGAGAgcataggggggggggggggcaaggcCCCTGCCAGCACCCCCTGCCTCCGTCACTGAGTGAGGAAGGGGCGATGACGACGGCATGCTCTCGGCTCGCTTCTCTATGAATCTAGATGTAATTTCTTTATGTTTGTTGTAGTGTCATGATTAATGAATAGTTTGAGAGTTTACTAAAAAATTTGGCAATTTGATTTATATATACAAAATTTTCAGTAGGACACCTTGGCTACAAACCTCAGTCTACACAGCCCGGCGGCCTCTACAGCATTCCGGAACAATCTAGCCCAGCTTCAGACCGGATGGGACGGATTACCAACCAGATCCACCCTAACTCCATCCAAAAGACCAAAACCCCCGAACCCGGTGGGTGTTTTCGTAAAATCGGAGCAGGATAAGCTCCTGGGCCGGGGGATAAAGGGGGTGTGGGCTTTGGCCATAGCTCCAGCACTTTCGCCGCTGCTCTCCGCTTTCATAGGGTTTATCTCTTTCCTCTTCCCCTCTCGCGCACGGCAGCCGGATTCCCTACCGCAGGCGAGCCACCACGCCGGCCGGAGCTCGGAGATAAGGTAGCCACCTCCTCGTAGCGCTCGATTCTCGCTTGCTGCGCGGTGGATTTGGGTGGGCGCGGGGTTTGGGGTAGTGAATTTGGGGGTAATCTGGCTGGTTGTTCCTCCGATTTGGTCTATGTTCGGCTTGTTAGGGGCTATGTGCCTGGATTTGGATGGGATTCTGTACTCTCTAAGAGCTTATGGTAATGCCTCTGTGCGGGAGTACAGTGAAGCCTAACCTTGTTTCTAACGATGGTTGGTGGGGTGGTTGACCTCTGCTTTTTTACCACCCTGAATCTGCCAACAATATCCACCTTCATGTTCAGTGTTTGTGTTCAGATTTGAATAGACTGTGCACTGGGAACGATTTATTCAGTTCAATTGGATGTTCTGTCCAGAATTTGGAAATAATTTGTCATCTGTATCAATTGACAGGTAGTTGTTTAGCAAGCAATCGAGAATGTCGTCGGTGCGGCTCTCCGGTGCCGGTGTTGCCGCGGTGGCCTTCAACAACACTGGTCTGCGCCCCTCTCAGGCGTCAGCAGTCAGAGTGTGCTCATCGAGGCGCTCATCTCGTAGCCTCGTTCTCAGGGCTGCCACTGTCGTCACCCCGAAGGTTAACAACTATGGCAATGCAAATGCATTATGCTTAGGGGGTGCTTATTTGCGCGCTGCGACAATTGGTTACATTTTGTTTTGACATAACTGCAGTATACATCACTCAAGCCTCTGGGAGACAGAGTGCTTGTGAAGCTTAGCGCAGCTGAGGAGAAGACCATTGGTGGAATTTTGCTTCCATCCTCCGCGCAGTCCAAGCCTCAGGGAGGCGAGATTGTTGCTGTTGGAGGGGGTAGAACCATTGGGGATAAGAAGGTGGAGGTCAGCATACCGGTAAATTCTTCTATTCTAGCTTTGGGAGTGCAGTTATTTGTTTACCTTGGTACTTTTTTTTTTTGAGATCGTTGGTACATTTCTTACTCTGAGTACAAGTGGCCATGGTGAGACAGGACCTTGTATCGAACTAATTTAAAAGCAATGCAAGGTGTATTACATGACCAGTAAGACCCATGTTAATGATGTGGTCTATCATGCCACATGACTCATGTGTAAGCCAGAGATATTCCCTTTTCCATGTGTTCAACTGAGAACCAAACATTGGCTGTGGATCTCTTATTTGGTTCAGTTAAATTATGAATATGGGCACGGAGTTTATAGTCACACTAATTGTCCTGAAACGAAACAACAGAGCTGATTCAATAAAGCATAATATGCATGGTTCAATAGGCATTTATCTAGCTTCACCGAGAAGCAGGATGGAGAAATGAATTAGTTTGGTCTATGGGTGTAGCCAAGGCTCAAGAAATCGGCAATAACCAGCCATATGGAAAAACAAGAATGCTAGTTAGACCACCGAATTTATGACTTTAATGCACCAGGTAGTTTCTACCAAACCTGATGTTAGAGGTGAACATTGCTAACACTACAAAATACTGGTGCATCTTCAAATGTAGACTGGATCTCAAGTTGTATATTCAAAGTATGCTGGTACTGAGGTTGAATACAACAACTCCAAGCATCTTATTATGAAAGAGGATGACATCATAGGTATTCTTGAATCTGATGATGTCAAAGACATGAAGCCTCTCAATGACCGGATTCTCATCAAGGTATTTATATCTAATGTCATGTCACTAAACAATACTAGTGTATATTTAGAGAATTTCCCGTCGAGCTTGTAACACCGGTTAACAATGCTTATCTATCTTGCATTTGTGCTAGGTTGCAGAGGCTTCAGACAAGACTGAAGCTGGTCTTATCCTCACCGAGACAACCAAGGAGAAGCCATCCATTGGAACAGTAAGTTAATTATCATTAGGTACAAATCCATGCTGAACTAGCAGGTGTTTAATCGATTCACCTCTAAATGCAGGTCGTAGCTGTTGGTCCGGGCTCTCTTGACGAGGAAGGCAAGAGGCAGCCATTGCCGGTGTCACCAGGCAGCACCGTGCTGTACTCCAAGTACGCAGGCGGCGAGTTCAAGGGAGCTGATGGCACGAACTACATTGTGTTGAGAGTGTCTGATGTGATGGCTGAGCTCTCTTAAGTGTGCGGTTTATTACTTTGTTTCAGTTTTGAGTTCACGATATAGGCTAGCATGAGTGGTAAGATTGCTATGTGATAACCACTTGATGCTATTTCGGATGATTACGGAATTGTATGAGCAAACCTGTTGTCTGGGATAAAAACATTTACTGAATTTGTTTACAAAGGGAGCTTATGCCTGTTTTCTTGTGCTTCGCTGATTGCCTATTGTTGTGGCACTATCTATGTGAAAGGGTCCTAGACATCTATCTACCTGTGAGTGGGCTAAACAGTAAGCAAACCTGGATGATCTGGCTTATCAGAATGATTGCTCATTCTTCAGTGTTGCTTCTTCGAACCATCTAGCGACTATGCTACCTTATTTCCCAACGCGAACCAAATCTAGGCTGCTGGTTGCTCA belongs to Triticum urartu cultivar G1812 chromosome 7, Tu2.1, whole genome shotgun sequence and includes:
- the LOC125525277 gene encoding 20 kDa chaperonin, chloroplastic-like is translated as MSSVRLSGAGVAAVAFNNTGLRPSQASAVRVCSSRRSSRSLVLRAATVVTPKYTSLKPLGDRVLVKLSAAEEKTIGGILLPSSAQSKPQGGEIVAVGGGRTIGDKKVEVSIPTGSQVVYSKYAGTEVEYNNSKHLIMKEDDIIGILESDDVKDMKPLNDRILIKVAEASDKTEAGLILTETTKEKPSIGTVVAVGPGSLDEEGKRQPLPVSPGSTVLYSKYAGGEFKGADGTNYIVLRVSDVMAELS